The Sabethes cyaneus chromosome 3, idSabCyanKW18_F2, whole genome shotgun sequence DNA window TGGAAACTATGGTGCAGCAAGACCAATGACTCATGTGGAAGGTATGCTGGTTAGTTTTTTGTTGAGTAATATTTACTCTGGTTTTTTTAATGTTCCGGTACTTATTAAACACTAAGTCCCATGAAATTCCCATTGCAtctaaaaaactttttaattcaATTAAATCAATCGATTTAAAAGATTTTACGCAGCTAATTTATGTACAATAAATTAAAATCTAGTGTGGAAGTAAATATGGCACGCAAGTTTCAGTCGAATTTTAAGAGTGTGCCAAACGTCTCTCTCTCGTCTTCAAGATTGCATGCAAGATGCAAGTACACTGTTATCTATTATCACGActgtcattcattcattcttaaATCTTAACTCACGTTCGGTGATTGAATAATCCAATCATTGTTTTTCAACTAGGTGATTTTGGTTGTTTCGAAGCCAGATTATAGGAAAATGATCCGGCAAATCTTGCTGAAAAACGACATTCTTGTTCGGTTAGTTGCTGCACGGACATTTAGCTCTCCTACATCCGGTAAGGTGGTCCAGAGCGGCCAACCAGCTTCCCCTAAAGCAGCACCGAGTGATGTTCCTGGGTTAAGCAGTAAATGTGTCCGCAGCAAATCTGGACCAATTGGTCCAGGAGCTTCACGTGACGGCGAGTACAAGGTTCCCGAATATTTCTGCTACGACAAAGGCAGTTTCTTTGAAGCTGAGGTCGAAATGGAGAAATATCGACTGCCACAACCCTCTTCCGTAAAGTGAGATAATTAGCAGTGTATATACCTATttagaattgaaaaataaagttcGTTTGAGTTTTAAAATGTATATTATCTCTTTTTCAATTCATTGTATAtagaata harbors:
- the LOC128743627 gene encoding uncharacterized protein LOC128743627: MIRQILLKNDILVRLVAARTFSSPTSGKVVQSGQPASPKAAPSDVPGLSSKCVRSKSGPIGPGASRDGEYKVPEYFCYDKGSFFEAEVEMEKYRLPQPSSVK